Part of the Sulfurimonas sp. genome, TGTATCTCTCTTGAAGCGATGATTTTATAAATTCATCCATATTTTCTGCCATCTTGTCGCTATACTCTCTTGGCGATTGCCCATAGCCGCCCAAGAAAGAGTGTCTGCTTTTCTCTAACACCATTAGTCCGGCAACATTACTCATACCGTAAGTTTGAACCATAGACTTTATAATATCCGTAGCGCGTTCTAAATCATTTCCCGCGCCCGTAGATATCTCTCCGATAAATACCTCTTCTGCAGCACGACCGCCCAGAAGTACATCAACTTCTGCCCAAAGCTCATGCTGCTGCATCATAAACTTATTCTCTTCAGGAGTATTAAGAGTATAACCCAAAGCCGCTAAACCGCGAGGCACGATAGAAACTTTCGAGACTTTTTTTGCACCGACGGTTGTCTCTGCAAGGAGTGCGTGTCCGCTCTCATGGTACGCCACGATTTTTTTCTCTTTAGGGTTAATTCGGCGGGATTTTTTTGCAAGACCTGCCAAAGCTCGCTCAACTGCTTCATAAAGATCTTTTTGAGTTACGCTTTTTTGGCTCTTTCTACCCGCTAAAAGTGCTGCTTCATTAACAATATTTGCCAAATCCGCACCCGCCAAACCTGCCGTAAGACGAGCAACCTCTTCAAGGTCAACATCAGCGTCCATCTTAACGCCCTTAACATGCACTTTTAAAATTTTTATACGACCCTCAAAATCCGGTTTATCAACCAAAACTTGTCTATCAAATCGTCCGGGGCGCAAAAGTGCCTGATCTAAAATTTCAGGTCTGTTTGTTGCGGCTAAAATAATAATCGGCGTATCAGTTCCAAATCCGTCCATCTCTGCTAAAAGTTGGTTAAGAGTCTGTTCTCTCTCATCATTTCCGCCCATATTTGCACCGGCTGCACGACTTTTTCCTATGGCATCTATCTCATCTATAAAAATAATACTCGGCGCATCTTTTTTTGCCTGCTCAAATAAATCACGAACGCGTGCCGCTCCGACACCGACGAACATCTCTATAAAACTAGAACCGCTTACCGAAAAAAACGGAACATCGGCTTCGCCTGCAACGGCCTTTGCCAAAAGTGTTTTTCCGGTACCCGGACTTCCGACTAACAAAACACCTTTTGGAATTTTTGCGCCAATCTCAACATAGCGGGCAGGGTACTTTAAAAAGTCTACAATCTCTTGTACTTCCTCTTTTGCCTCTTCTACTCCGGCTACATCATCAAATTTTGTTTTTGGTTTCTCCGAGTTAATCATCCTCTTAGAACCGCCCATACCTAAGATGCCGCTGCCCATACTTTTTTGCATTCGTCCGGCAAAAAACATCCATATAGCTATAATGATTAGAAAAGGAAACAACCATCCAAACATCTCCGTAAACCAGTTAGTTTCGCTAAATCCGCTATACTCTATGCCTTGCTTCTCCAACTCTTCGGTAAGTTTTGAATCACCATGAACGATTCTAGTCGTATAAATCGTTAAATTATCGGTTGAAATCCCTTTAATATAGCTCTGACCGATATCGACTTTTTTTAAACTTTTAGATTCTATTAATGATTTAAGCTCTGAGTAACTTATCTGCTTTGCTTTTTTATTTCCGGATACGACTGCATCAGAACCGCTATTTTCTCCTATTAAAGTCTTAAAAAGTAAAATAATTATGACTGAAAAAATTGCAAAAGTTATTAGCGGATTTTTATTAAAAAAATTATTATCTTTATTATTGTCGTTTTCATTTTGCATATCTATTTTTTACCTTGTTTTAGTATTAGTGTAACCCACTCATCCTGCGCTATTTTCTCTTCAATTTCAAAATCTTGATAAAATTTTAAAACTTTTGATTCATACTTATCTAATATCCCCGATAAAACAAGCACGCCGCCCTCTTTTAAGACATTTTTTAAATCATTTGCTATAAAAGTCAAAACATCGGCTACTATATTTGCTACGACAATGTCATATTTGTCTTTTGCCAAGCTGCAAGAGCCTTCCCATAAGTTTGCAAATTTTACATCGTTTAGCTGAGCATTTAACTCACTGTTTTCTATACACACGATATCGGTATCACAAGCATCGACTATAGCACCTAGTTTAAGCGCCCCTACACCGAGTATCCCGCTTCCGCAACCTACATCAAGAACCCTATCGCCTTTTTTTACATATCTTGCAACTGCTTTTAATGATGATGCCGTCGTCGGATGATGACCGGTACCAAAAGCCAAAGCCGGATCTATAACTATGTTTATCAATTCACTGCTAGGCTCATCCCATGTCGGGTGAATATAAAATTTATCTATAGTTAGAGGTTTTATGCTATTTTGATAAACTTGTACCCAGTCACTGCTTTTGAGTTTTGCCTGCTTGCACTCAATATCTATATTTTGACCCAATGCTTTTTGTAAAGCTTCCGCAAATTGCTCTAATCCCCAGATTATAGTGTCAAGTTCATCTTCGCTTCTTATAATAAAGCCCTCATCAGTCTCTTCAAAACCGACGGGAAGCGTATCTGCTAAAAAATCTGAAAAAAGTGAGTGATGAGAAGATACCTTGACTACTAATTCAAAATAATGATCTTGCATTAACCTTCAATACCCATAACTGCGCCAAGCTTCTCTTTTAAAACTTGCGGTGTAAAAGGCTTTACTATATAGTTATTAACCCCTGCTTTAAGAGCCGTTATAACTTCCGCTTTGCCGCCCTCTGTTGTTACCATAATAATCGGCAAATCCGTAAAACGAGCATCGGCACGCACTTTTTTCACAAGCTCAAGCCCGTTCATTTCAGGCATATTCCAATCTGTAATCAGCATATCGACATCCGGGTTTGCATTTAAAGTACTCCAACCCTCAACACCGTCACCGCCTTCTAATATATCTTTATGCCCAAGTCTTTGTAATGTGTTTTTTATAATACGACGCATTGTAGAGCTATCATCAACAACAAGTAATTTCAAATGAAATCCTTTTCTATAAATATTTGCAAATTAACCATTAATTTTACCTAAATTTTATTTATTTTATGATTAAGCAAAGCTTAACCAAGCATCTTAAACATTTTTGGCAAATCAAGAGTTCCCTCGTAATATGCCTTGCCTATAATCACGCCGTCTACACTCTTTGTAGCCATTAAAGCTTCAATATCTCTCTCATCCCTAACACCGCCGCTTGCAATCGTGCTAACACCGCTAGCCTTGGCAATATCCACCGTAAACTCTACATTTACGCCGCTTAGAGTTCCGTCTTTGCCTACATCCGTACATATAATCGCTTCAACGCCCGCATTTGCAAACTCTTTAGCCAAATCGGTTGCTCTCATTGAACTAACTTCACCCCATCCCTCAACTGCAACAAAACCGTCAATAGCATCGATTCCGACGGCTATGGGATATTTTGATGCCATCTCTTTTACAAACTTTGAATCTTTAACTGCTATTGAGCCTAAAATAACTCTGTCTATACCGATTTCAAGCATCTTTTTGATGGTTGCCTCGTCGCGTATACCGCCGCCGAGTTCAAGCTTAACGCTACAATTTTGCCTGATTTTTATAATCTGTTCCAAATTTTTCGGCTCGCCCGCGAATGCGCCGTTTAAATCAACCAGATGAACCCACTTAGCACCCATCTCTTCAAACTTTTTTACAAGCATCCAAGGCTCGTCGGAGTAGATTTTTGCACTCTCCATAAGACCTTTTGTGAGTCTAACGGCTTTGCCGTCTTTTAAATCAATTGCCGGATAAAGTGTCATTTAAATAATTTTCCTTTTTATAAACTAATGAAATTTTCTAATATTTTAAGTCCATTTTTATGGCTTTTTTCGGGGTGCGGCTGAATCCCTAAGATGTTGTTATGCGCAACAGCCGATGTAAATTCGTATCCGTAATTTGTACGACCGATGATATCTGTTTCATCTGCGCAATTTACATGATATGTGTGAACAAAATAGAGATAGTGTGCTTCATCCAAGCCATTAAAAAGCGGGTGCTCTTTTGTAAACATTCTGTTCCATCCCATATGAGGAACTTTTAACGGCTCACTGAATTTAGTCGTATCAAAAGCAGTCACATTGCCTTTTATCAGCCCCAAGCCCTCGTGAAAGCCGAACTCTTCGCTGCTCTCAAAAAGCAGCTGCATTCCAAGACATATACCAAACATATACTTACCGCTATCTGCAAACTCTTTTATAGCCTCTACCATATTTCGCTCTTTTAGATGCTCCATAGCATCACCGAAAGCTCCGACTCCCGGAAGCAGCAACTTATCATAATTTTTAAATTTTTGCGGGTCGCTCTCTATAGCCGTTTTTTCTCCTAAA contains:
- the hisA gene encoding 1-(5-phosphoribosyl)-5-[(5-phosphoribosylamino)methylideneamino]imidazole-4-carboxamide isomerase, which codes for MTLYPAIDLKDGKAVRLTKGLMESAKIYSDEPWMLVKKFEEMGAKWVHLVDLNGAFAGEPKNLEQIIKIRQNCSVKLELGGGIRDEATIKKMLEIGIDRVILGSIAVKDSKFVKEMASKYPIAVGIDAIDGFVAVEGWGEVSSMRATDLAKEFANAGVEAIICTDVGKDGTLSGVNVEFTVDIAKASGVSTIASGGVRDERDIEALMATKSVDGVIIGKAYYEGTLDLPKMFKMLG
- the hisH gene encoding imidazole glycerol phosphate synthase subunit HisH, whose amino-acid sequence is MIGIVDYNMGNLASVQNAFASLGEKTAIESDPQKFKNYDKLLLPGVGAFGDAMEHLKERNMVEAIKEFADSGKYMFGICLGMQLLFESSEEFGFHEGLGLIKGNVTAFDTTKFSEPLKVPHMGWNRMFTKEHPLFNGLDEAHYLYFVHTYHVNCADETDIIGRTNYGYEFTSAVAHNNILGIQPHPEKSHKNGLKILENFISL
- a CDS encoding 50S ribosomal protein L11 methyltransferase; translation: MQDHYFELVVKVSSHHSLFSDFLADTLPVGFEETDEGFIIRSEDELDTIIWGLEQFAEALQKALGQNIDIECKQAKLKSSDWVQVYQNSIKPLTIDKFYIHPTWDEPSSELINIVIDPALAFGTGHHPTTASSLKAVARYVKKGDRVLDVGCGSGILGVGALKLGAIVDACDTDIVCIENSELNAQLNDVKFANLWEGSCSLAKDKYDIVVANIVADVLTFIANDLKNVLKEGGVLVLSGILDKYESKVLKFYQDFEIEEKIAQDEWVTLILKQGKK
- a CDS encoding chemotaxis response regulator CheY, which encodes MKLLVVDDSSTMRRIIKNTLQRLGHKDILEGGDGVEGWSTLNANPDVDMLITDWNMPEMNGLELVKKVRADARFTDLPIIMVTTEGGKAEVITALKAGVNNYIVKPFTPQVLKEKLGAVMGIEG
- the ftsH gene encoding ATP-dependent zinc metalloprotease FtsH, with translation MQNENDNNKDNNFFNKNPLITFAIFSVIIILLFKTLIGENSGSDAVVSGNKKAKQISYSELKSLIESKSLKKVDIGQSYIKGISTDNLTIYTTRIVHGDSKLTEELEKQGIEYSGFSETNWFTEMFGWLFPFLIIIAIWMFFAGRMQKSMGSGILGMGGSKRMINSEKPKTKFDDVAGVEEAKEEVQEIVDFLKYPARYVEIGAKIPKGVLLVGSPGTGKTLLAKAVAGEADVPFFSVSGSSFIEMFVGVGAARVRDLFEQAKKDAPSIIFIDEIDAIGKSRAAGANMGGNDEREQTLNQLLAEMDGFGTDTPIIILAATNRPEILDQALLRPGRFDRQVLVDKPDFEGRIKILKVHVKGVKMDADVDLEEVARLTAGLAGADLANIVNEAALLAGRKSQKSVTQKDLYEAVERALAGLAKKSRRINPKEKKIVAYHESGHALLAETTVGAKKVSKVSIVPRGLAALGYTLNTPEENKFMMQQHELWAEVDVLLGGRAAEEVFIGEISTGAGNDLERATDIIKSMVQTYGMSNVAGLMVLEKSRHSFLGGYGQSPREYSDKMAENMDEFIKSSLQERYKEVVKRLQEYKQAIEDIVKLLYKKENITGEEVREIIIDFEKENGLESKVVLVVDDIEEELKADAKMVQDDDKNITQDKEESDGK